One Paraglaciecola mesophila genomic region harbors:
- a CDS encoding gluconate 2-dehydrogenase subunit 3 family protein → MSMNRRELLKMIAAATGTAFVSANAMAYVTLPMKTINQTAFSKDDVAFFNEVGEVIIPRTDTPGAKDVNVGYMMAVMVTDCYTPAQQAAFKEGITSIKALAKSTYGKDFLLLNTDERTRLLATLNDEADVFNRKAKSANEDGKKPMPHGFTLIKQLTLFTFFTSKEGANKVLRYVAIPGRYDGEMPYKKGDRAWAT, encoded by the coding sequence ATGAGTATGAACAGACGCGAATTACTTAAAATGATTGCCGCTGCCACAGGCACGGCGTTTGTCAGCGCAAATGCGATGGCTTATGTCACGCTGCCGATGAAGACCATTAATCAAACGGCATTCTCAAAAGATGACGTGGCGTTTTTTAATGAAGTGGGAGAAGTCATTATTCCGCGCACTGATACCCCGGGCGCAAAGGATGTCAACGTCGGCTATATGATGGCAGTGATGGTTACAGATTGTTATACGCCTGCTCAGCAAGCGGCGTTCAAAGAAGGTATTACTTCAATTAAGGCGCTGGCAAAATCAACTTACGGTAAAGACTTTCTGTTACTCAATACTGACGAGCGTACACGTTTGTTAGCTACCTTGAATGATGAAGCCGATGTATTTAATCGCAAAGCTAAATCGGCAAATGAAGATGGTAAGAAGCCTATGCCACACGGATTCACGTTAATTAAACAGTTAACCTTATTTACCTTTTTCACCTCGAAAGAGGGGGCGAATAAAGTCTTGCGCTATGTGGCTATTCCCGGTCGTTACGACGGTGAAATGCCTTATAAAAAAGGTGATCGTGCTTGGGCGACCTAG
- a CDS encoding DUF1080 domain-containing protein, with product MKLTKHIFSLTLVLAGGTLLSHNASAEQSQAEREAQAQKTEVWEPVPKSVATPRGKAPSDAVVLFSGDDLSAWEGLKGGEAQWTISGDVLTVKPGAGDIKTKQNFCDVQLHMEWRTPTNVEGMQGQQRNNSGVFLQQRYEVQVLDSYENPTYSNGQAGSVYKQTIPLVNAMRPAGEWQYYDIIYSAPRFDGEQLKTPGYITVMHNGVVVQNHTQIQGKTEWIGAPSYQAHGCAPLQLQDHGNLVSFRNIWLREL from the coding sequence ATGAAGTTAACAAAACACATTTTTAGCCTAACGTTAGTATTGGCTGGTGGTACGCTGCTAAGCCATAATGCTAGCGCCGAGCAAAGCCAAGCGGAACGTGAAGCTCAGGCACAAAAGACCGAAGTATGGGAGCCAGTACCAAAAAGCGTTGCAACCCCACGCGGTAAAGCGCCATCAGATGCAGTGGTGCTTTTTAGCGGAGATGATTTAAGTGCTTGGGAAGGGCTTAAAGGTGGCGAAGCACAGTGGACTATCAGTGGCGATGTACTGACCGTTAAACCCGGGGCTGGTGATATTAAAACAAAGCAAAATTTCTGCGATGTGCAACTGCATATGGAATGGCGTACACCGACCAATGTAGAAGGCATGCAAGGCCAGCAGCGCAATAACAGTGGTGTCTTTTTACAGCAACGATATGAAGTGCAAGTACTCGATTCTTATGAAAACCCTACCTATTCAAATGGGCAAGCGGGCAGTGTATACAAGCAAACAATCCCACTTGTGAATGCAATGCGCCCTGCAGGTGAGTGGCAGTATTATGACATTATTTATAGCGCTCCGCGTTTTGATGGCGAACAGCTTAAGACGCCGGGCTACATTACGGTCATGCACAATGGCGTGGTAGTGCAAAATCATACACAAATTCAAGGTAAAACAGAGTGGATAGGCGCCCCTAGCTACCAGGCTCACGGCTGCGCTCCTTTGCAGTTGCAGGATCACGGTAACTTAGTCAGCTTCCGAAATATTTGGCTACGGGAACTTTAA
- a CDS encoding D-cysteine desulfhydrase: MNTFESIPRVDITHSPTPIEHLTRLSESLGCPVYVKRDDCTGLAGGGNKTRKLEYLIADAQLKGADTLVTVGGLQSNHARQTAAAAARFGFKCELVLDDVEGTPKTDYYQNGNMLLNCMLGANIHTLSLGDDSDSYVLALLEKLTREGRKPYFIPMGGSNVIGSLGYVRCAKEILQQLADTSLRIDQIILASGSAGTQAGLLAGLIAEDSDIPVFGISVSRSSEMQTSLVQALLEHTLTHLKIDPGRGKDRVLTNGNYVGEGYGRVTQSMVAAVQRCAELEGLLLDPVYTGKAMAGLIDLCKQGQISPNSQTLFLHTGGSQGLFAYREIFSPK; the protein is encoded by the coding sequence ATGAATACATTTGAATCCATACCTAGAGTTGATATTACCCACAGCCCAACACCGATAGAGCACTTAACTAGGTTGTCTGAATCGCTAGGATGCCCCGTGTATGTCAAGCGAGATGATTGTACCGGGTTAGCGGGCGGTGGTAATAAAACCCGTAAATTAGAATACTTAATCGCCGATGCTCAATTAAAGGGCGCAGATACGCTGGTTACAGTAGGCGGTTTGCAGTCTAACCATGCACGTCAGACCGCTGCAGCTGCGGCTAGATTCGGTTTTAAGTGCGAACTTGTGCTTGACGACGTAGAGGGCACACCCAAAACTGACTATTACCAGAACGGCAATATGTTGTTAAATTGCATGCTAGGGGCAAATATTCATACTTTGAGCCTAGGTGATGACAGCGACAGCTACGTACTCGCTTTGCTTGAAAAGTTAACCCGTGAGGGACGTAAGCCGTACTTTATTCCGATGGGTGGCTCTAATGTCATTGGTAGCTTAGGGTATGTGCGTTGCGCCAAAGAAATTTTGCAGCAATTGGCTGATACTAGTCTACGAATTGACCAAATTATTCTTGCTTCTGGGAGTGCCGGGACGCAGGCCGGTTTGCTTGCTGGGTTGATTGCTGAAGATTCAGACATTCCAGTATTCGGTATTTCAGTTAGTCGTAGTAGTGAAATGCAAACCTCCTTAGTTCAGGCGCTTCTTGAGCACACCTTAACCCACTTAAAAATTGATCCGGGCCGAGGAAAAGACAGAGTGCTAACAAATGGCAATTATGTTGGCGAAGGCTACGGCAGAGTGACACAATCTATGGTAGCGGCAGTACAGCGCTGTGCCGAGTTAGAGGGCTTACTGTTAGATCCGGTTTACACAGGAAAGGCAATGGCGGGTTTGATCGACTTATGTAAGCAGGGGCAAATTTCACCCAATAGTCAAACGCTATTTCTTCATACTGGCGGCAGTCAAGGACTTTTTGCTTACCGTGAGATTTTTAGCCCGAAATAA
- a CDS encoding HlyD family type I secretion periplasmic adaptor subunit: protein MNEKQTKNTTTEQGSFNKLGTLFGSNEEPKKSYVGRIFNRWLSPPNTNDWVLDADWEQLQQNPLKARMLLYFIVFSFIALLLWAANATLNEVTRGDGKVVPSNQLQVVQSYDGGIVKEILTREGQTVNAGDILLKLDPTRFMSTLRENRSQFLSLSAKLARLKALTENTEPVFSEKLVKQAPEIVRSEKNQYAANVEELAQHISMYQQQTKQREHELQEAQSAKEQYIRTKDLIQRELAVTKPLLKSGAISDIDIIRLERQLVEIEGEIKRNDSVIRRNESAIQEAKSKIREKELTTTNGWRNELSDVSTELNSLKETESGLADVVYQADLKSPVKGTIKRLFTNTIGGVVPPGSDVIEIIPLDDQLIVEAKIKPKDIAFLRPGQTAMVKFTAYDFVIYGGLEAEVTHISADTITDENDDTYYVVRLQTDSNSFKNGMQIIPGMTTQVDIITGKKTVLDYILKPLLRATSIAMTER, encoded by the coding sequence ATGAACGAAAAACAAACAAAAAATACCACTACTGAGCAAGGTTCATTCAATAAGCTTGGCACGCTGTTTGGCAGCAACGAGGAGCCCAAAAAAAGTTATGTTGGGCGTATATTTAATCGATGGTTATCTCCACCTAACACCAATGATTGGGTGCTAGACGCAGATTGGGAACAGCTGCAACAAAATCCTTTGAAAGCAAGGATGTTACTGTACTTTATCGTCTTTTCTTTTATTGCACTGTTACTTTGGGCTGCAAATGCCACACTCAATGAAGTGACTCGCGGCGACGGCAAAGTTGTGCCATCAAATCAATTGCAAGTTGTGCAGTCTTACGACGGAGGGATCGTCAAAGAAATCCTGACTCGCGAAGGACAAACCGTCAATGCTGGTGACATATTACTAAAGCTTGACCCCACACGGTTTATGTCAACGCTGCGCGAGAATCGCAGCCAGTTTCTCTCCTTAAGTGCAAAATTAGCGCGCCTAAAGGCCTTGACTGAAAATACTGAGCCGGTATTTTCCGAAAAATTAGTCAAGCAAGCGCCTGAAATTGTTCGCTCTGAAAAAAATCAGTATGCCGCCAATGTGGAAGAATTAGCCCAACACATCTCTATGTATCAACAGCAAACCAAGCAGCGGGAGCATGAATTACAAGAGGCGCAATCTGCGAAAGAGCAATATATACGCACCAAAGATTTAATTCAAAGAGAGCTGGCGGTAACCAAACCATTGCTAAAGTCGGGGGCTATATCTGACATTGACATTATTCGCCTTGAAAGGCAGTTAGTTGAAATTGAGGGTGAAATAAAGCGCAACGACTCAGTCATACGTCGTAATGAATCAGCAATCCAAGAAGCAAAATCAAAGATTCGTGAAAAAGAGCTGACGACAACCAACGGCTGGCGCAACGAGTTAAGTGATGTATCCACAGAGCTTAACTCGTTAAAAGAAACGGAATCTGGACTAGCTGATGTGGTTTATCAAGCGGACTTAAAATCACCGGTTAAAGGCACTATCAAGCGCCTTTTCACCAACACGATAGGAGGTGTGGTTCCACCTGGAAGTGACGTGATTGAAATTATTCCGTTAGATGACCAATTAATTGTAGAGGCAAAAATAAAACCCAAAGACATCGCCTTTTTGCGTCCTGGTCAAACGGCTATGGTCAAATTTACCGCCTATGATTTTGTAATTTACGGTGGACTCGAAGCAGAAGTAACACACATCAGTGCGGACACGATTACCGATGAGAACGATGACACATATTATGTGGTTAGATTACAAACCGACTCAAATAGCTTTAAAAATGGCATGCAAATTATTCCCGGTATGACAACCCAGGTTGACATCATAACCGGCAAAAAAACCGTTTTAGATTACATCTTAAAACCACTCCTTCGTGCCACCTCTATAGCGATGACGGAACGGTAG
- a CDS encoding GMC oxidoreductase, which produces MANNHYDAIVVGSGISGGWAAKELTEKGLKVLMLERGRNIEHVKDYTNAHKEAWDYPHRGERTQEMVENYPVLKRDYPLNEPTLGMWANEKDSPYVEEKRFDWFRGYHMGGRSLTWGRQSYRLNKEDFLANAKEGIAVDWPIRYEDVSPWYDYVERFAGISGSKDGLDVLPDGEYQMPMPLNCVEKDVAARIQKTFKGQRHLIPGRTSNMTEPKPKEGRTNCQYRNKCWLGCPFGGYFSTQSSTLPAAVKTGNLTVRPYSIVTEILYDKDKKRAKGVAIIDAETNETYEFTSKILFVNASSFNSTWLLMNSATDIWDGGLGSSSGELGHNVMDHHFRIGAHAMVEGYEDKYYYGRRPSGFYVPRFRNWGDDKRDYVRGFGYQGSASRQGWGRDVAEMGIGADLKNAISEPGSWQIGMTAFGEMLPDHSNRIFLDKTKRDKWGLPVLAMDVEIKDNEKRMRKDMMQDAIDMFEAAGMKNVQGYDGDYFPGQGIHEMGTARMGRDPKTSVLNGNNQVWDALNVFVTDGACMTSASCVNPSLTYMALTARAANFAVEELKKGNL; this is translated from the coding sequence ATGGCAAATAATCATTACGACGCAATCGTTGTTGGCTCAGGTATCAGCGGTGGTTGGGCAGCAAAAGAGTTGACCGAAAAAGGGCTTAAAGTGTTAATGCTTGAACGAGGCAGAAACATTGAGCATGTGAAAGACTATACCAATGCCCACAAAGAAGCATGGGATTATCCTCATCGCGGCGAGCGTACTCAGGAGATGGTTGAAAATTATCCTGTGTTAAAGCGCGATTATCCCCTAAATGAACCCACCCTAGGTATGTGGGCGAATGAAAAAGACAGTCCTTATGTGGAAGAAAAGCGTTTCGATTGGTTTCGTGGTTATCACATGGGCGGGCGTTCACTCACATGGGGCCGTCAAAGTTACCGATTAAATAAAGAAGACTTTTTAGCCAACGCCAAAGAAGGTATCGCGGTTGATTGGCCTATTCGCTATGAAGATGTATCACCTTGGTACGATTACGTAGAGCGCTTCGCTGGCATCAGTGGCAGCAAAGACGGCTTAGATGTATTGCCTGACGGTGAGTACCAGATGCCGATGCCTCTTAACTGCGTTGAAAAAGATGTGGCGGCAAGGATTCAGAAAACCTTTAAAGGGCAACGTCACTTAATTCCGGGCCGCACGTCAAACATGACTGAGCCTAAGCCAAAAGAAGGCCGCACAAATTGTCAGTACCGAAACAAATGCTGGTTGGGATGTCCGTTTGGTGGGTATTTCAGTACCCAGTCATCGACGCTTCCCGCAGCCGTTAAAACCGGTAACTTGACCGTACGCCCTTACTCAATCGTGACCGAGATTTTGTACGATAAAGATAAAAAACGTGCCAAGGGTGTGGCAATTATCGATGCCGAAACGAATGAGACGTATGAATTCACCAGCAAAATATTATTCGTAAATGCATCGTCGTTTAATTCCACATGGTTACTGATGAATTCAGCTACTGATATATGGGATGGCGGTTTAGGTAGTAGCAGTGGTGAGCTTGGGCACAACGTCATGGATCATCACTTCAGAATTGGCGCTCATGCTATGGTCGAAGGGTATGAAGACAAGTATTACTACGGGCGACGCCCAAGCGGCTTTTACGTACCGCGTTTTCGTAATTGGGGTGACGATAAGCGCGATTACGTGCGTGGTTTCGGCTATCAAGGCTCCGCTAGTCGCCAAGGGTGGGGACGTGATGTGGCTGAAATGGGCATAGGTGCAGACTTAAAGAACGCGATCAGCGAACCAGGTTCATGGCAGATCGGGATGACAGCATTTGGTGAAATGTTACCCGATCACAGCAATCGAATTTTCCTAGATAAAACCAAGAGAGATAAATGGGGTTTACCCGTTTTAGCCATGGACGTTGAGATAAAAGACAATGAGAAACGCATGCGCAAAGACATGATGCAAGATGCAATTGACATGTTTGAAGCAGCAGGCATGAAAAATGTACAAGGTTATGACGGCGATTATTTCCCTGGACAAGGCATACACGAAATGGGGACAGCACGCATGGGGCGCGATCCTAAAACGTCTGTGCTAAATGGCAATAACCAAGTGTGGGATGCCCTGAACGTATTTGTGACCGATGGTGCTTGTATGACCTCTGCATCGTGTGTGAACCCATCACTGACTTATATGGCGTTGACCGCCCGTGCGGCTAACTTTGCTGTTGAAGAGCTGAAGAAAGGAAACCTGTAA
- a CDS encoding EAL domain-containing protein: MSLVRQLWLSVILILLASSLTNFVISTYFERKNLQEQLYLKNVDDVNSLAMMLSQDDKQLTDIQLLISATFDAGHYQRIELISPEGNRVFLREFKGEMESDIPALAKDFFNFQVKPGIAQVSSGWNRIGTLYLESHSHYLHEALWHRTQAFFLSFIVISLIAGAIGSFVLHFLLKPLEMVVEQAHRFSEKRFMMLPVPRTAEFAKVITAMNSLAQRFKNIIEDGNKRLDELRYKSQHDDLTGLANCEAFETLLDAQLKYRDREGHNVLFLVKIFGMNEMSLRLDKQKVDDIIVDFAHVLVDFSKHIEGRYTDVRFGRISGSEFAILLTEAEDIQQLSDILVDVVRGFKGHSRDLYDLYVLHGGVYLAPDETRTGLMRRVQSLLIDASKERALALIDNKLTIVAPYHDEIQWRKALDSALKDGIHAVTFPVVKKDGNAIHYQALMGLELDNEVRKGGYFVHWARKLDMIPQIDFRMIEYILAKIEQENCAYDYAILLSYETMVSEASLQRILQLLSEHAHVAQHVCLEVRESVASANFELFKHFTLTLKETGCKVGLKRVGDSFSTLLDLQELGLDYIKIDSAFVFNVAINASNQNFLRGLCSLAHSLGIVVIADGVTSKEDADSLYENGFDGIISLMQQF, encoded by the coding sequence ATGTCACTAGTTCGGCAGTTGTGGTTGTCTGTTATTCTTATTTTGTTGGCGAGTTCACTGACTAATTTTGTGATCAGTACTTATTTCGAGCGAAAAAATTTACAAGAGCAGCTTTATTTAAAAAACGTAGATGACGTTAATTCTCTTGCGATGATGCTGTCGCAGGACGATAAACAACTGACAGATATTCAGTTATTAATCTCTGCCACTTTTGATGCTGGGCATTATCAACGGATCGAGTTGATTAGCCCTGAGGGTAACCGTGTTTTTCTCCGTGAGTTTAAAGGGGAAATGGAATCTGACATTCCAGCCTTAGCAAAAGATTTTTTCAACTTTCAGGTCAAACCAGGTATTGCACAAGTAAGCAGTGGCTGGAATCGAATCGGCACCTTGTATTTAGAAAGCCATTCCCATTACTTGCACGAAGCACTGTGGCATCGAACTCAAGCTTTCTTCCTCAGTTTTATTGTTATCTCATTAATTGCAGGCGCGATTGGTTCTTTTGTATTGCACTTCTTGTTGAAGCCGTTAGAAATGGTCGTTGAGCAGGCTCATCGCTTTTCTGAAAAGCGTTTTATGATGCTACCTGTACCGCGTACTGCAGAATTCGCCAAAGTGATCACTGCAATGAATTCATTAGCACAGCGCTTTAAAAATATCATTGAAGATGGAAACAAGCGTTTAGATGAACTGCGTTACAAGAGTCAGCATGATGATTTAACTGGCTTGGCTAATTGCGAGGCGTTTGAGACCTTACTTGATGCCCAGTTAAAATACCGCGACCGAGAAGGGCACAATGTCCTTTTCTTGGTAAAAATATTTGGTATGAATGAAATGTCCTTGCGACTCGATAAACAAAAAGTAGACGATATCATTGTTGATTTTGCACATGTGTTGGTGGATTTTTCGAAACATATAGAAGGGCGCTATACAGATGTTCGCTTTGGTCGCATAAGTGGTTCTGAATTCGCAATTTTATTAACCGAAGCTGAGGATATTCAACAACTGAGTGATATTCTGGTAGACGTGGTGCGTGGGTTTAAAGGCCACTCCCGTGATTTATATGATTTGTATGTTTTGCATGGCGGGGTTTACCTTGCGCCTGACGAAACTAGAACAGGGTTAATGCGCCGCGTGCAGTCGCTGCTTATCGATGCCTCTAAAGAGCGGGCACTTGCATTGATTGATAATAAATTAACCATTGTTGCCCCGTACCATGATGAAATTCAATGGCGAAAAGCGTTAGATAGTGCACTCAAAGATGGTATTCACGCTGTGACTTTCCCCGTTGTTAAAAAAGATGGCAACGCCATTCATTATCAAGCTTTGATGGGACTGGAGTTAGATAATGAGGTCCGCAAAGGAGGGTATTTCGTACATTGGGCGCGTAAGCTAGATATGATCCCACAAATTGATTTTAGGATGATTGAATACATTCTTGCTAAAATTGAACAGGAAAATTGCGCTTATGATTACGCTATTTTGCTTTCTTACGAGACGATGGTTAGTGAAGCATCATTGCAGCGTATACTTCAGTTGTTAAGCGAGCACGCCCATGTGGCGCAACATGTCTGTCTTGAGGTGAGAGAAAGTGTTGCATCTGCCAATTTCGAATTGTTCAAACATTTTACTCTGACGCTCAAAGAGACGGGCTGTAAGGTCGGTTTAAAACGCGTTGGGGATTCCTTTTCTACGTTACTTGATCTACAAGAGTTAGGCTTGGATTACATTAAGATTGATAGTGCTTTTGTGTTTAACGTTGCCATTAATGCGTCAAATCAAAACTTCCTACGTGGTTTATGCTCGTTAGCACACTCTTTGGGGATTGTGGTGATTGCTGATGGGGTGACCAGTAAAGAGGATGCTGATTCGCTATATGAGAATGGCTTTGATGGGATCATTTCACTCATGCAGCAATTTTAA
- a CDS encoding sodium/sugar symporter: MRYSLDPIDLMVFIVYAAGLLALALWISREEKSHQRSTQDYFLASKSLPWWAIGASLIAANISAEQIIGMSGSGFALGLGIASYEWMAAITLILVGKYLLPIFLKNGIYTMPQYLEQRFDSRVKTTLALFWLGVFIFVNLTSVLWLGGLAIQSVAGIDWLYGMIFLAIFSVAYSTYGGLKAVAYTDIIQVVLLVFGGFFLSYLALQQISGGEGVLKGFTILTEKVPGHFDMILSPDNSEYMNLPGISVLVGGLWVMNVGYWGFNQYIIQRALAAKSIQEAQKGIAFAAYLKLLMPIIVVLPGIAAVILFPDIEKPDQAYPSMMSLMPVGIKGLVFAALVAAIVSSLASMTNSISTIFTMDIYRPVRHDKDENHYVNIGRLATVTSLVVAVCVAQPLIGQSEQAFQYIQEFTGLFSPGITVIFLMGMFWKRTTSSGALAAAIGSALFSVLFAVFVPELPFMDRIGIVFLMCLGLTYFVSVRGEAPKNDNSVDISDVSFATTSSFNIAGIGCVLILIGLYATWW, from the coding sequence ATGCGTTATTCACTCGACCCCATCGATTTGATGGTGTTTATCGTCTATGCTGCGGGCCTACTCGCGCTTGCACTATGGATCTCTCGTGAAGAAAAATCTCATCAGCGAAGCACCCAAGATTACTTTTTGGCCAGTAAATCCCTACCTTGGTGGGCGATTGGTGCATCACTCATTGCAGCTAATATTTCCGCAGAGCAAATTATTGGTATGTCAGGCTCAGGTTTCGCTTTAGGGCTTGGCATTGCATCGTACGAATGGATGGCGGCGATTACGCTTATTCTTGTGGGGAAATACTTACTACCAATCTTTCTTAAAAACGGTATTTACACCATGCCTCAATACCTAGAACAGCGTTTTGACAGCCGGGTTAAAACCACCTTGGCGCTGTTTTGGTTAGGGGTATTTATTTTTGTAAATCTCACCTCAGTGCTATGGCTAGGTGGTCTTGCAATTCAAAGTGTGGCGGGTATTGATTGGCTTTATGGCATGATCTTCTTGGCTATATTTTCTGTGGCTTATTCAACTTATGGAGGCCTCAAAGCGGTGGCGTATACTGACATCATTCAAGTCGTGCTATTGGTTTTCGGCGGCTTCTTTTTAAGTTATTTAGCGCTGCAGCAAATATCCGGTGGGGAAGGAGTGCTCAAGGGCTTCACGATTTTGACCGAAAAAGTGCCAGGGCACTTCGATATGATTTTAAGCCCAGATAACAGTGAGTATATGAACCTGCCGGGAATTTCCGTACTGGTGGGCGGTTTATGGGTAATGAACGTCGGTTACTGGGGCTTTAATCAATACATTATTCAAAGGGCTTTGGCGGCAAAAAGCATTCAAGAAGCGCAAAAAGGGATCGCCTTTGCTGCTTATTTAAAGCTACTGATGCCAATTATTGTGGTGCTTCCTGGCATTGCGGCGGTGATATTGTTTCCTGATATAGAAAAGCCCGACCAAGCGTATCCATCCATGATGTCATTGATGCCAGTAGGGATAAAAGGGTTAGTGTTTGCCGCGCTTGTAGCGGCGATTGTTTCATCTTTAGCGTCGATGACCAACAGTATTTCTACCATTTTTACTATGGATATTTACCGCCCTGTGCGTCACGACAAAGATGAAAATCACTATGTGAACATTGGGCGCTTGGCCACCGTAACCTCGCTGGTGGTAGCGGTTTGTGTTGCCCAGCCTCTAATCGGACAGTCAGAGCAGGCATTTCAATACATTCAGGAGTTTACTGGCTTGTTCTCTCCTGGTATTACCGTGATCTTCTTGATGGGGATGTTTTGGAAGCGCACTACGTCTTCAGGTGCATTAGCTGCAGCGATTGGCTCTGCATTGTTTTCTGTACTGTTTGCCGTTTTCGTTCCTGAGTTACCCTTTATGGACCGTATCGGCATCGTATTTTTAATGTGCTTAGGGTTAACGTATTTCGTGTCTGTTCGGGGCGAGGCGCCTAAAAATGATAACAGTGTAGACATAAGCGATGTAAGCTTTGCGACCACGTCTAGCTTTAATATCGCGGGGATCGGCTGCGTACTCATCTTGATTGGCTTGTACGCCACTTGGTGGTAG
- a CDS encoding transglutaminase-like cysteine peptidase translates to MPILKVNITRLIIMVLCATTLTSAQTVNVEFEKLISLLHQQYDPMRAEVGREMQKMLEDLKGVDEIEKVNTVNAFFDEQLTYQTDIALWHEKDYWATPLETLGKGRGDCEDYAIIKYFMLRYLGIAESQLRLVYVKARIGGPRSKITQAHMVLSYYLPKQSEPLILDSLLADVVPASQRTDLIPVFSFNTEGLWAKGSTKSVASPTARLSRWRNALEKIKAEGITWG, encoded by the coding sequence ATGCCTATCCTAAAGGTCAATATTACCCGCCTAATCATCATGGTACTTTGTGCTACAACGTTGACCAGTGCCCAAACAGTCAATGTGGAATTTGAAAAGCTTATCTCTTTGTTGCACCAACAATATGACCCTATGCGTGCTGAAGTAGGCCGAGAGATGCAAAAAATGCTAGAGGACCTCAAGGGCGTAGATGAAATAGAAAAGGTAAACACAGTGAATGCGTTTTTTGATGAGCAGTTGACCTATCAAACTGATATCGCTTTGTGGCACGAAAAGGACTACTGGGCAACACCTTTAGAAACGTTAGGCAAAGGACGAGGAGACTGTGAAGATTACGCCATCATTAAATATTTTATGTTACGCTATTTGGGGATAGCAGAAAGCCAATTACGCTTGGTGTACGTAAAAGCGCGAATTGGTGGACCTAGAAGCAAAATTACTCAGGCACATATGGTGCTGTCTTACTACTTACCCAAACAAAGTGAACCACTTATTCTAGATAGCTTGCTTGCTGATGTCGTTCCCGCGTCTCAGCGTACAGATCTTATCCCCGTGTTTAGTTTCAACACCGAAGGTTTGTGGGCGAAAGGCTCAACTAAATCAGTGGCGAGCCCCACTGCACGTTTATCACGCTGGCGTAATGCGCTTGAAAAAATAAAGGCGGAGGGGATCACATGGGGCTAG